One part of the Streptomyces sp. AM 2-1-1 genome encodes these proteins:
- a CDS encoding L,D-transpeptidase, which produces MARGSSGIVAGLTAAAVAVVAFLAYQASANAPDSVAAPSTSASASASAKPSTKKPEPAADPLVVPTGSGTGPRVVYALKQKRVWLVGADGKASRTFEVVPSSISPAPGTFAVFRRTGATEGSDGVPIEHVVLFAEVGDSVVGFSAAQDGSLPTPDPTVKAGGVRMTREDADALWNFATIDTKVVVVP; this is translated from the coding sequence GTGGCAAGGGGCAGCTCGGGAATCGTGGCCGGGCTCACGGCGGCGGCTGTCGCCGTGGTCGCATTCCTGGCTTACCAGGCGTCGGCGAACGCCCCCGATTCGGTGGCCGCTCCGTCGACGAGCGCCTCCGCCTCCGCGTCCGCGAAGCCGTCCACGAAGAAGCCCGAGCCCGCCGCCGACCCGCTCGTGGTGCCGACGGGCTCCGGGACCGGCCCGCGGGTCGTCTACGCGCTGAAGCAGAAGAGGGTGTGGCTGGTCGGCGCGGACGGCAAGGCGTCGAGGACCTTCGAGGTGGTGCCGAGCAGCATCAGCCCGGCACCGGGCACGTTCGCGGTCTTCCGTCGCACCGGTGCGACGGAGGGTTCCGACGGGGTTCCGATCGAGCACGTGGTGCTCTTCGCCGAGGTGGGCGACTCGGTGGTGGGCTTCAGCGCGGCCCAGGACGGTTCGCTGCCGACCCCGGACCCGACGGTGAAGGCCGGCGGAGTGCGGATGACGCGCGAGGACGCCGACGCGCTGTGGAACTTCGCCACGATCGACACGAAGGTGGTCGTCGTCCCGTAA
- a CDS encoding holo-ACP synthase, with amino-acid sequence MIIGVGIDVAEIARFDAALERTPQMAERLFLQQERLLPGGERRGIASLAARFAAKEAVAKALGAPGGLLWTDCEVWVEESGQPRLRVTGTVAARAEALGVRTWHVSLSHDAGVASAVVIAEG; translated from the coding sequence GTGATCATCGGGGTCGGGATCGATGTGGCCGAGATCGCGCGTTTCGACGCGGCGCTGGAACGTACGCCCCAGATGGCCGAGCGGCTCTTCCTCCAACAGGAACGCCTGCTGCCCGGCGGCGAGCGGCGCGGGATCGCCTCGCTCGCCGCCCGGTTCGCCGCGAAGGAAGCCGTCGCCAAGGCGCTCGGGGCGCCCGGCGGCCTCCTCTGGACCGACTGCGAGGTCTGGGTCGAGGAGAGCGGACAACCCCGCCTGCGGGTCACCGGCACGGTCGCCGCCCGCGCCGAGGCCCTCGGCGTCCGCACCTGGCACGTCTCCCTCAGCCACGACGCGGGGGTGGCGTCGGCCGTGGTGATCGCGGAAGGTTGA
- a CDS encoding NAD(P)H-hydrate dehydratase, which produces MRTAYSVETVRAAEKALMERLPEGTLMQRAAAGLAVACGDLLRRNGRVYGSRVLLLIGGGANGGDALHAGARLARRGAGVSALLVTPGTVHEGGLAALRAAGGRLLDHPEEAGAVDLVVDGITGIGGRGGLRAEAAALVKAVTERHGAPVLAVDLPSGVEADSGEVHGAAVRADATVTFGTYKPGLLIDPGAERAGALRLVDIGLGPELPEPPDLEALHFADVAALLPVPGAESDKYGRGVVGVVAGSERYPGAAVLAVAGALRGGAGAVRYAGPGGETVIARFPETLVHEGRPSQAGRVQSWVVGPGLGDGRAATAAVEDVLATDVPVLIDADGLRLMDGDAVRSRSAATVLTPHAGEAAALLGVERVQVEAGRLAAVRELAARYRATVLLKGSTTLIAEARDTPVRVNPTGTAWLATAGSGDVLSGLIGSLLAAGLAPRDAASVGAHLHGLAGRHGADGAPVSAQDIAEGIPAAWRDVRRG; this is translated from the coding sequence ATGCGTACCGCTTACAGCGTGGAGACCGTACGGGCCGCCGAGAAGGCGCTGATGGAGCGGCTGCCCGAAGGCACCCTCATGCAGCGGGCCGCCGCCGGGCTCGCGGTGGCCTGCGGGGACCTGCTGCGCCGCAACGGCCGGGTCTACGGGTCGCGGGTGCTGCTGCTGATCGGTGGCGGGGCCAACGGCGGCGACGCGCTCCACGCCGGTGCCCGGCTGGCACGGCGCGGCGCGGGCGTCAGCGCCCTGCTCGTCACGCCCGGCACGGTCCACGAGGGCGGGCTCGCCGCGCTGCGGGCGGCCGGCGGCCGTCTGCTGGACCACCCGGAGGAGGCGGGGGCCGTCGATCTCGTGGTCGACGGGATCACCGGCATCGGCGGCCGGGGCGGGCTGCGCGCGGAGGCCGCCGCACTGGTGAAGGCGGTCACCGAGCGGCACGGGGCGCCGGTCCTCGCCGTGGACCTGCCCAGCGGGGTGGAGGCGGACAGCGGCGAGGTGCACGGGGCCGCGGTCCGCGCCGACGCCACCGTCACCTTCGGCACGTACAAGCCCGGGCTGCTCATCGACCCCGGCGCCGAACGGGCCGGCGCGCTGCGGCTCGTCGACATCGGTCTCGGCCCGGAGCTGCCGGAGCCGCCGGACCTGGAGGCGCTCCACTTCGCCGACGTGGCCGCGCTGCTGCCGGTGCCCGGCGCGGAGAGCGACAAGTACGGCCGGGGCGTCGTCGGTGTGGTCGCCGGCTCGGAGCGCTACCCGGGCGCGGCGGTCCTCGCCGTCGCCGGGGCGCTGCGCGGCGGCGCCGGGGCGGTGCGGTACGCCGGTCCCGGCGGGGAGACCGTGATCGCCAGGTTCCCCGAGACGCTGGTGCACGAGGGGCGGCCCTCGCAGGCGGGCCGGGTCCAGTCCTGGGTGGTGGGGCCGGGGCTCGGCGACGGGCGGGCGGCCACCGCCGCCGTGGAGGACGTGCTCGCCACGGACGTGCCCGTGCTGATCGACGCGGACGGGCTGCGGCTGATGGACGGCGACGCCGTGCGGTCCCGTTCGGCGGCCACCGTCCTCACCCCGCACGCCGGGGAGGCTGCCGCCCTGCTCGGCGTGGAGCGCGTGCAGGTGGAGGCGGGGCGCCTCGCCGCGGTGCGCGAACTGGCCGCCCGCTACCGGGCCACGGTCCTCCTCAAGGGCTCCACCACGCTGATCGCCGAGGCACGCGACACCCCCGTACGCGTCAATCCCACCGGGACCGCGTGGCTCGCCACGGCGGGCAGCGGCGACGTGCTCTCCGGGCTGATCGGCTCGCTGCTCGCGGCCGGCCTCGCCCCGCGCGACGCGGCCTCGGTCGGCGCCCACCTGCACGGACTCGCCGGCCGCCACGGAGCCGACGGGGCGCCCGTCTCCGCGCAGGACATCGCCGAGGGCATCCCGGCCGCCTGGCGGGACGTACGCCGGGGCTGA
- a CDS encoding DUF488 family protein, with product MGSDGSRDSGGLRVRRVYDPPEPRADGTRVLVDRLWPRGVSRERAAVDLWLKDITPSGELRGWYHQDRSGARYDGFVERYRAELGDTAHTEAVATLLRLLDGDGPVTLVTSVKEIDASHVPVLVGYLEHARAHRSGRG from the coding sequence ATGGGCAGCGACGGCAGCCGCGACAGCGGTGGTCTACGGGTCCGCAGGGTCTACGACCCGCCGGAGCCGCGCGCGGACGGCACCCGGGTGCTGGTCGACCGGCTCTGGCCGCGCGGGGTCTCCAGGGAACGGGCCGCCGTCGACCTGTGGCTGAAGGACATCACCCCGTCCGGCGAACTGCGCGGCTGGTACCACCAGGACCGCTCCGGCGCCCGGTACGACGGGTTCGTCGAGCGGTACCGCGCCGAACTCGGCGACACCGCGCACACCGAGGCGGTCGCCACCCTGCTGCGCCTGCTGGACGGGGACGGGCCGGTGACCCTGGTGACCTCCGTGAAGGAGATCGACGCCAGTCACGTGCCGGTTCTCGTCGGGTACCTGGAGCACGCCCGCGCCCACCGGTCCGGCCGGGGCTGA
- a CDS encoding alpha/beta hydrolase → MSESSAGAAADVVAATAAAAAGWRRASVAGAAIGVLAAGAAAGVAVERLTVGRGIRKRARLALDASGPYGALRGTPGHAVADDGTALYYEVDEAEPPEPGNTGGAHARKRRLFGRKSPGPVTVVFSHGYCLAQDSWHFQRAALRGLVRTVHWDQRSHGRSARGRAQADGVPVTIDQLGRDLKAVIDAAAPEGRLVLVGHSMGGMTMMALADQHPELIRDRVAAAAFVGTSSGRLGEVNFGLPVAGVNAVRRVLPGVLKALGTQTELVERGRRATADLFAGLVKRYSFGSRDVDPAVARFAERLIEATPIDVVAEFYPAFTEHDKSAALPVFRDMPVLILAGDKDLVTPSSHSEAIADVLPGAELVIVPDAGHLVMLEHPETVTDRLADLLVRIGAVPPPANVGRHGSTAQRPGR, encoded by the coding sequence GTGAGCGAGAGCAGTGCGGGGGCGGCGGCGGACGTGGTGGCGGCGACCGCCGCCGCGGCGGCCGGATGGCGCAGGGCCTCGGTCGCCGGGGCCGCCATAGGGGTGCTCGCCGCCGGAGCGGCGGCCGGAGTCGCCGTCGAACGCCTCACCGTCGGCCGGGGCATACGGAAGAGGGCCCGCCTCGCGCTGGACGCCTCCGGGCCGTACGGCGCGCTGCGCGGCACACCCGGTCACGCGGTCGCCGACGACGGCACCGCGCTCTACTACGAGGTCGACGAGGCCGAACCGCCGGAGCCGGGGAACACCGGCGGCGCGCACGCGCGCAAGCGCCGCCTCTTCGGCCGGAAGTCCCCCGGACCGGTCACCGTGGTCTTCAGCCACGGCTACTGCCTCGCCCAGGACTCCTGGCACTTCCAGCGGGCGGCGCTGCGCGGGCTGGTCCGCACGGTCCACTGGGACCAGCGCAGCCACGGCCGCTCCGCGCGCGGCCGGGCCCAGGCGGACGGGGTGCCGGTCACCATCGACCAGCTGGGCCGGGACCTGAAGGCCGTCATCGACGCGGCGGCCCCCGAGGGGCGGCTGGTGCTGGTCGGGCACTCGATGGGCGGCATGACGATGATGGCGCTCGCCGACCAGCACCCGGAGCTGATCCGCGACCGGGTCGCCGCCGCCGCGTTCGTCGGCACCTCCAGCGGCCGGCTCGGCGAGGTCAACTTCGGGCTGCCGGTCGCGGGCGTCAACGCGGTGCGCCGGGTGCTGCCCGGAGTGCTGAAAGCCCTCGGTACCCAGACGGAGCTGGTGGAACGCGGGCGCCGGGCCACCGCGGACCTCTTCGCCGGCCTCGTCAAGCGGTACTCGTTCGGCTCGCGGGACGTGGACCCGGCGGTCGCCCGGTTCGCCGAGCGGCTGATCGAGGCCACCCCCATCGACGTCGTCGCGGAGTTCTACCCGGCCTTCACCGAGCACGACAAGAGCGCGGCGCTGCCGGTCTTCCGGGACATGCCCGTGCTGATCCTGGCGGGCGACAAGGACCTGGTGACCCCCAGCTCGCACAGCGAGGCCATCGCCGACGTGCTGCCCGGGGCGGAGCTGGTCATCGTGCCCGACGCGGGCCACCTGGTGATGCTGGAGCACCCCGAAACGGTGACCGACCGGCTCGCGGACCTGCTGGTGCGGATCGGAGCCGTACCCCCTCCGGCTAACGTGGGCCGGCATGGAAGCACCGCACAACGGCCCGGCCGCTGA
- the tsaE gene encoding tRNA (adenosine(37)-N6)-threonylcarbamoyltransferase complex ATPase subunit type 1 TsaE, translating into MEAPHNGPAAETAAAPEAVTVTIAVESPEQMTELGRDLARLLAPGDLVMLTGELGAGKTTLTRGLGEGLGVRGAVTSPTFVIARVHPPLGDGPALVHVDAYRLGGGLDEMEDLDLDVSLPESVVVVEWGDGKVEELSDDRLHVVIDRATGDTDDERREVTLAGIGARWSDLRTRIGDRPA; encoded by the coding sequence ATGGAAGCACCGCACAACGGCCCGGCCGCTGAGACCGCGGCGGCCCCGGAGGCCGTCACCGTAACGATCGCCGTCGAGTCCCCCGAACAGATGACGGAGCTGGGCCGCGACCTGGCCCGGCTGCTGGCCCCCGGCGACCTGGTGATGCTCACCGGCGAGCTCGGCGCCGGGAAGACGACCCTCACCCGCGGCCTCGGCGAAGGGCTCGGGGTGCGCGGCGCCGTCACGTCCCCGACCTTCGTGATCGCCCGGGTCCACCCGCCGCTGGGCGACGGGCCCGCACTGGTCCACGTCGACGCCTACCGCCTGGGCGGCGGGCTCGACGAGATGGAGGACCTCGACCTCGACGTCTCGCTGCCCGAGTCGGTGGTGGTCGTGGAGTGGGGCGACGGCAAGGTGGAGGAGCTCTCCGACGACCGGCTCCACGTGGTCATCGACCGCGCCACCGGCGACACCGACGACGAGCGCCGCGAGGTGACCCTCGCGGGGATCGGGGCGCGCTGGTCGGACCTGCGCACCCGGATCGGCGACCGACCGGCCTGA
- the alr gene encoding alanine racemase — translation MNEKASLRARAEIDLAALRANVRALLARAGGAQLMAVVKSDAYGHGAVPCARAALEAGATWLGTATPQEALALRAAGLGGRVMCWLWTPGGPWREAIEADIDVSVSGLWALREAVAAAGEAGRTARVHLKADTGLGRNGCQPADWPELVAEARTAEETGAVRVTGLWSHFACADEPGHPSIAAQLTVFRDMVAYAEKAGVAPEVRHLANSPATLTVPESHFDLVRTGIAMYGISPSPELGTPADFGLRPVMTLSASVALVKQVPAGHGISYGHHYTTPSETTLALVPLGYADGIPRHASGRGPVLVAGRVRTVAGRVAMDQFVVDLEGDRTEPGAEAVLFGPGDRGEPTAEEWAVAADTIAYEIVTRIGTRVPRVHVGA, via the coding sequence ATGAACGAGAAAGCCTCCCTGAGAGCCCGGGCCGAGATCGACCTCGCCGCACTCCGCGCCAACGTGCGCGCACTCCTCGCGCGCGCGGGCGGGGCCCAGCTCATGGCCGTGGTCAAGTCCGACGCCTACGGCCACGGCGCGGTGCCCTGCGCCCGGGCCGCCCTGGAAGCCGGGGCGACCTGGCTCGGCACCGCCACCCCGCAGGAGGCCCTGGCCCTGCGGGCGGCCGGGCTCGGCGGCCGGGTCATGTGCTGGCTCTGGACCCCGGGCGGCCCCTGGCGCGAGGCGATCGAGGCGGACATCGACGTCTCCGTCAGCGGCCTCTGGGCGCTGCGCGAGGCCGTCGCCGCCGCCGGGGAGGCCGGCCGCACCGCGCGCGTCCACCTCAAGGCGGACACCGGACTCGGCCGCAACGGCTGCCAGCCCGCCGACTGGCCCGAACTGGTCGCCGAGGCACGCACCGCCGAGGAGACGGGGGCCGTGCGCGTGACCGGCCTCTGGTCCCACTTCGCCTGCGCCGACGAGCCCGGCCATCCCTCCATCGCCGCCCAGCTCACGGTCTTCCGCGACATGGTGGCGTACGCCGAGAAGGCCGGTGTGGCGCCCGAGGTCCGGCACCTCGCCAACTCCCCGGCCACCCTGACCGTGCCCGAGTCCCACTTCGACCTGGTCCGCACCGGGATCGCGATGTACGGGATCTCGCCCAGCCCCGAGCTGGGCACCCCCGCCGACTTCGGACTGCGCCCGGTGATGACGCTCTCCGCCTCCGTCGCCCTGGTCAAGCAGGTCCCCGCCGGGCACGGCATCAGCTACGGCCACCACTACACGACCCCGTCCGAGACCACCCTCGCGCTGGTCCCGCTCGGCTACGCCGACGGCATCCCCCGCCACGCCTCCGGGCGCGGTCCGGTCCTCGTCGCCGGCCGGGTGCGGACCGTCGCCGGGCGGGTGGCGATGGACCAGTTCGTCGTCGACCTGGAGGGTGACCGGACCGAGCCGGGCGCCGAAGCGGTGCTGTTCGGGCCGGGCGACCGGGGGGAGCCGACCGCCGAGGAGTGGGCCGTGGCGGCGGACACCATCGCGTACGAGATCGTCACCAGGATCGGTACGCGCGTTCCACGGGTACACGTCGGCGCGTAG